Proteins encoded in a region of the Aliivibrio fischeri ATCC 7744 = JCM 18803 = DSM 507 genome:
- a CDS encoding transglutaminase-like cysteine peptidase yields MRSRWLLGIPFAIFSIASIALTQQENIWIKAVQDEYGERAGKRVLAWRDMLAKADLNNEREQLNNVNQFFNQLYFVDDIKLWGKKDYWATPLEFLGANAGDCEDFTIAKYFSLIELGVSDKKLRLIYLKAIELNQFHMVLAYYPTPASVPLILDNIDKEIKPATERTDLLPIYSFNGQHLWLMKGKGNGQQAGKSSRLSLWNDLRKRNDGLRLNHPILNYDE; encoded by the coding sequence ATGAGAAGTCGATGGTTGTTAGGAATACCATTTGCCATATTCTCTATCGCTTCTATTGCTTTAACACAACAAGAAAATATTTGGATCAAAGCAGTACAAGATGAATATGGCGAAAGAGCCGGAAAAAGAGTGTTAGCTTGGCGAGATATGCTAGCCAAAGCTGATTTGAATAATGAGAGAGAACAACTAAATAATGTGAATCAGTTTTTTAATCAACTCTATTTTGTTGATGATATAAAACTGTGGGGGAAAAAAGACTACTGGGCAACCCCTTTAGAGTTTCTTGGAGCAAATGCTGGTGATTGTGAAGACTTTACCATTGCTAAATATTTTTCTCTGATTGAGTTAGGCGTATCAGATAAAAAATTAAGGCTTATTTACCTTAAAGCAATAGAGTTAAATCAGTTTCACATGGTACTGGCCTATTATCCAACACCAGCATCAGTCCCTTTAATTTTAGATAATATAGATAAAGAAATAAAACCAGCAACAGAACGAACAGATCTTTTACCTATATACAGTTTTAACGGTCAACATCTATGGCTGATGAAAGGAAAAGGTAATGGTCAGCAAGCTGGAAAGTCATCTCGTTTAAGTCTATGGAATGATTTACGAAAACGGAACGATGGCTTGAGATTAAATCACCCAATTTTGAATTATGATGAGTAG
- a CDS encoding TolC family outer membrane protein, translated as MKWIKLATCSSLLVLSVSSQAQTLEQAISQTLTTNPEVKKAYNSYMSFVEDSNSVDGNYLPSIDLDAGIGYEQINPASGNDTSLTRKDATLSLTQLIWDGSNTINDMDRTEAEAESARLQLLSLAENKALDVSQVYLDAVKATEILALSESNLAIHKKIYKDIKKRAASGIGSTADVSQVEARIARAHGNLLAAQNNLFDTHTVFTQIVGSPPQALIYPRADANTLPLSLQEGIDRAFKHHPVILTAQSDIQAAKFQYAQSKSNNYPTFSLEAAQTWRDDAGGIEGNSDEFSAMVRMRYNLYNGGTDSSLSEKSAYQLNMAKDLRDSAYRNVEQGLRLSWSALDLTLQQKEFLADHVDAATDTVIAYEKQYRIGKRTLLDLLNTENELFEARKSYLDAHYAEQFAKYRVLHATGTLLPSLLIDTPQEWDNKNEKEEEK; from the coding sequence TTGAAATGGATAAAACTCGCAACATGCAGCAGTTTGCTTGTTTTGAGCGTATCTTCACAAGCTCAAACTTTAGAGCAAGCAATATCTCAAACCTTAACGACGAATCCTGAGGTAAAGAAAGCTTATAACTCTTATATGAGCTTTGTTGAGGATAGTAATAGTGTTGATGGTAATTATTTACCTTCTATAGATCTTGATGCTGGTATTGGATATGAACAAATCAACCCAGCAAGCGGAAACGACACAAGCTTAACCCGAAAAGATGCAACGCTATCTCTAACCCAATTAATCTGGGACGGCTCAAACACGATCAATGATATGGATCGAACGGAAGCTGAAGCTGAATCTGCAAGATTACAACTATTATCTTTAGCTGAAAACAAAGCTCTTGATGTGTCACAAGTTTATTTAGATGCGGTTAAAGCAACTGAAATTCTCGCGTTATCTGAAAGCAATCTAGCTATTCATAAGAAAATCTATAAAGACATAAAAAAACGTGCTGCATCAGGAATTGGCTCTACGGCTGATGTATCTCAAGTTGAAGCTCGTATCGCTAGAGCTCATGGTAATTTACTTGCTGCTCAAAATAACCTTTTTGATACTCATACGGTATTTACACAAATTGTAGGATCACCTCCTCAAGCTCTTATATATCCAAGAGCAGATGCGAATACCTTACCTTTAAGTTTACAAGAAGGTATTGATAGAGCATTTAAACATCATCCAGTAATTTTAACTGCTCAATCAGATATTCAAGCAGCTAAATTTCAATATGCGCAATCAAAAAGTAATAACTACCCAACATTTTCTTTAGAAGCAGCTCAAACATGGCGTGATGACGCGGGAGGCATTGAAGGCAATAGTGACGAGTTTTCTGCAATGGTTCGCATGCGCTATAACCTATACAATGGCGGCACGGATAGCTCTCTATCTGAAAAAAGCGCATATCAATTAAATATGGCGAAAGATTTGCGAGATAGTGCTTATAGAAATGTAGAACAAGGCCTTCGCTTATCTTGGAGTGCGCTAGATTTAACCTTACAGCAAAAAGAATTTTTAGCCGATCACGTTGATGCAGCAACAGATACCGTTATTGCTTATGAAAAACAATATCGTATAGGTAAACGTACACTACTTGATTTACTCAATACTGAAAATGAACTTTTTGAAGCAAGAAAATCATATCTTGATGCTCACTATGCAGAACAATTTGCAAAATACAGAGTATTACACGCAACTGGAACATTATTACCATCATTGCTAATCGATACTCCACAAGAGTGGGACAATAAAAATGAAAAAGAAGAGGAGAAATAA
- a CDS encoding type I secretion system permease/ATPase, with the protein MKDSLLHSLCYVSRYYGQINSPEALINGLPLQDGKLTPFLFSRAAERAGLVAKENQGELLSIPQLILPVVLLLKGGESCVLIGFDAERKEAEIITLSSDMLPISISVEDLEAQYIGRYILLKKQFRYDDRSPEILKKREGHWFWSTLFESKHIYRDVFIASILINIFAIATPMFTRLVYDKVVPNLAFESLWVLASGIFVVFVFDFILKYLRGYFIDVAGKKSDVLISSKLFQKVLGIRMEAKPASVGAFARHLQEFESIRDFFTSATIASLIDLPFALLFLFIIYLVAGPIVLVPVVGITLLLIHAAIIQGPLKKTIEEGSRLSSQKYANLIESLVGLETLKIFNAQSQYQYRWEEAVTHISNWSIKSRRITDSIQNMAGFVQQAVNIGMIIVGVYLISNGDLTMGGLIASTMLSGKAIGPLVQISLLSSRYNQAKSSMTIIEELMAMPDEQEEDKRYIHRPILQGKIELDKVSFNYPGAEVSAVRDISLTINPGEKVAIIGRIGSGKTTLERLIMGLYKPTSGSVRIDDTDISQLHHVDVRRNIGCVPQDITLFYGSIRENISLGRELSDDAEIMDAANRAGVTAFTQQDPAGLERQVGEGGLLLSGGQRQSVAIARALIGRPPVLLLDEPTSCMDNRTEMLFKNQLSHLKSAETLILITHKTSMLDVVDRIIVMEKGHIIADGPKEQVLNELKTGKVRAVS; encoded by the coding sequence ATGAAGGATTCATTATTACATTCACTTTGCTATGTAAGTCGTTATTACGGACAAATAAATTCACCAGAAGCTTTGATTAATGGATTGCCATTACAAGATGGTAAGTTAACGCCATTTTTATTCTCTCGTGCAGCAGAAAGAGCAGGTTTAGTAGCAAAAGAAAACCAAGGCGAGTTACTTTCTATTCCTCAACTTATTTTACCTGTTGTTTTATTGCTAAAAGGGGGAGAGTCGTGTGTTTTAATCGGGTTTGATGCTGAGCGAAAAGAAGCTGAAATTATTACATTAAGCTCGGATATGTTACCTATATCTATTTCCGTTGAAGACTTAGAAGCTCAATATATTGGTAGGTATATCTTATTAAAAAAACAGTTCAGATATGATGATCGCTCACCTGAGATTTTAAAAAAGCGTGAAGGTCATTGGTTTTGGAGCACTTTGTTTGAATCGAAGCATATTTATCGAGATGTATTTATTGCTTCTATTTTGATTAATATATTTGCAATCGCTACACCAATGTTTACCCGTCTGGTGTACGATAAAGTTGTACCTAATTTAGCGTTCGAATCTCTATGGGTATTAGCTTCTGGTATTTTTGTTGTCTTTGTATTTGATTTTATTTTGAAATACTTAAGAGGCTATTTTATTGATGTAGCAGGTAAAAAATCTGATGTATTGATTTCTTCAAAGTTATTTCAAAAAGTATTAGGAATTCGAATGGAGGCCAAGCCAGCTTCTGTTGGAGCCTTTGCAAGGCATTTACAAGAGTTTGAGTCTATTCGTGATTTCTTTACCTCAGCAACGATAGCATCACTTATTGATTTACCTTTTGCACTTTTATTCTTATTTATTATTTATCTTGTTGCTGGTCCAATTGTATTAGTACCAGTTGTTGGTATTACATTACTGTTGATTCATGCCGCCATAATCCAAGGACCATTAAAGAAAACAATTGAGGAAGGCTCTCGCTTATCATCACAAAAATACGCTAACTTGATTGAAAGTTTAGTGGGTTTAGAAACGTTGAAGATATTCAATGCACAAAGTCAGTATCAATACCGCTGGGAAGAAGCTGTTACACATATCTCTAATTGGAGTATTAAAAGTCGAAGAATCACTGATTCGATTCAAAATATGGCAGGTTTTGTTCAACAGGCCGTAAATATAGGGATGATTATTGTTGGTGTTTATCTTATCTCTAATGGCGATCTAACGATGGGAGGGTTAATTGCATCAACAATGTTAAGTGGCAAAGCTATCGGTCCTTTGGTTCAAATTTCTTTACTATCAAGTCGTTATAATCAAGCTAAATCATCAATGACGATTATCGAAGAATTAATGGCAATGCCTGATGAGCAAGAGGAAGATAAGCGATATATTCACCGTCCAATACTGCAAGGTAAAATAGAGCTTGATAAGGTGAGCTTTAATTACCCTGGAGCTGAAGTGTCCGCTGTTCGTGATATTAGTCTTACGATTAATCCTGGAGAGAAGGTCGCTATTATTGGTCGAATTGGCTCAGGGAAAACAACATTAGAACGTCTCATTATGGGCCTGTATAAGCCTACATCGGGTTCTGTTCGTATTGATGATACCGATATATCACAATTACACCATGTTGATGTTAGACGCAATATAGGCTGCGTTCCTCAGGATATAACTCTATTTTATGGTTCCATACGTGAGAATATCTCTCTTGGACGTGAGTTATCTGACGATGCTGAGATAATGGATGCGGCTAATCGCGCTGGCGTCACCGCTTTTACACAGCAGGATCCTGCTGGATTAGAGCGTCAAGTCGGTGAGGGTGGATTGTTATTATCTGGTGGACAACGTCAATCTGTTGCTATTGCCCGTGCATTAATTGGTCGACCACCTGTTTTGTTGTTAGATGAACCAACAAGTTGTATGGATAATCGTACTGAGATGTTATTTAAAAATCAGCTTTCTCATTTAAAGTCCGCTGAAACGTTAATCCTTATCACGCATAAAACATCAATGTTGGATGTAGTCGATCGAATTATTGTAATGGAGAAGGGTCATATCATTGCTGATGGGCCAAAAGAACAAGTATTAAATGAATTGAAAACCGGAAAGGTAAGAGCGGTAAGTTAA
- a CDS encoding OmpA family protein, whose translation MKQSIYPLIIASLFLTGCVSGDKDYIETPTSDQIADLRDDDNDGVINARDICPGTPRGAQIDNDGCAEYVEHSDKKDLKILFANDSSEISPIFKTEIRTMAEFLEEYPETSIQLQGFASQQGNAEYNIRLSELRAAAVRVALIEYGVDPQRIETIGFGDTLLTAKGDSAVSHALNRRVVATVVGFKGDVVNEWNIFTSRKKR comes from the coding sequence ATGAAGCAATCAATTTACCCTCTAATTATTGCTAGCCTTTTCTTAACTGGCTGTGTTTCAGGTGATAAAGATTACATTGAAACACCTACATCAGATCAAATCGCAGATTTAAGAGATGATGACAATGACGGCGTAATTAACGCAAGAGACATTTGTCCTGGGACCCCTAGAGGCGCTCAAATTGACAATGATGGTTGTGCTGAATATGTCGAACATTCAGATAAAAAAGATCTGAAGATCTTGTTTGCAAATGACTCATCAGAAATATCTCCAATATTCAAAACCGAAATACGCACCATGGCGGAATTTTTAGAAGAGTACCCTGAAACATCGATTCAACTACAAGGATTTGCAAGCCAACAAGGTAATGCTGAATATAATATTCGCTTATCAGAATTACGAGCTGCTGCTGTACGTGTCGCTTTAATCGAATATGGCGTTGATCCTCAACGTATTGAAACCATAGGCTTTGGTGACACATTATTAACAGCTAAAGGCGACTCAGCCGTTAGCCATGCCCTAAACCGTCGTGTAGTAGCGACAGTCGTTGGATTTAAGGGTGATGTTGTCAATGAATGGAATATTTTTACATCCCGTAAAAAGAGATAG
- a CDS encoding bifunctional diguanylate cyclase/phosphodiesterase, which produces MTLYKQLVAWMTAVFLILMISVFAIEFRNTQAFLENQQRSEVNNTINTVGLALAPYLEDEDKVAAESVINALFDGSYYSAVRLTLFTTNEEIVRVYPVKIDTVPEWFTQLHLFRTISENRIITSGWLQLAEVEIVTHPGYAYQQLWNALIQLAITFFVVICLGTVTIALVVKRALSPLQQIIIKMKEVANNNFENNLPKPKTKDLEAVIDGINSMSAQIAQSFQSQAKEAEKLRDKVYLDPISGLGNRTFFMGQLTNWLAESSKGGVALFKVNFINKVYEQDGYEAGDALVRELSDLLKATLPASNVILTRINSSEFGFIFPNIEEDELKLAAENIVIYTQDIKGDPTATAPIDAELGVVFNETRKTTTEILSLADNALTLAHSNPQLPFGFIADESEHELMGKQQWKAFVDEAINEHLFQFTLQLATTPSGTVFHQEVFSAIEKDDQRYSANQYLFALEQLNETTYFDQFVIRTMIERVSSGEIIQPVAINLSNRSVDNPSFVRWLTATLKKHKSIASLFHFEIQESAFIESEDHTALLCNVIRSSGAEFGVDNFGRNFESLEYIKLFRPNYVKLDYLFTHQLDDEKQRYILASISRTAQNLGITTIASRVENKEQLDLLAEHNVDVFQGFFINEKVEGI; this is translated from the coding sequence ATGACATTATATAAACAACTAGTAGCATGGATGACAGCTGTCTTTTTAATATTGATGATTTCTGTTTTTGCCATTGAATTTCGAAATACGCAAGCCTTCTTAGAGAATCAACAGCGCTCAGAAGTGAATAACACCATTAATACGGTTGGTTTAGCATTAGCTCCTTATTTGGAAGATGAAGATAAAGTAGCCGCTGAATCTGTTATTAATGCTTTATTTGATGGAAGTTATTACTCTGCGGTACGTTTAACATTGTTCACAACGAATGAGGAAATTGTTCGAGTTTACCCTGTTAAAATCGATACTGTTCCAGAGTGGTTTACTCAATTACACCTTTTTAGAACTATTTCTGAGAATCGTATTATAACAAGTGGTTGGTTGCAGTTAGCAGAAGTCGAAATTGTTACGCATCCTGGTTATGCTTATCAGCAACTCTGGAATGCTTTGATACAGTTAGCGATAACTTTCTTTGTTGTTATTTGTCTTGGTACAGTAACTATTGCCCTTGTTGTTAAGCGTGCGCTATCTCCTCTTCAACAAATTATTATTAAGATGAAAGAAGTCGCTAATAATAATTTTGAAAACAATTTACCAAAACCAAAGACAAAAGATCTTGAAGCTGTGATTGACGGGATCAATTCGATGTCAGCACAGATAGCGCAAAGCTTTCAGTCACAAGCCAAAGAGGCTGAAAAATTGCGTGATAAAGTGTATTTAGATCCTATCTCTGGTCTAGGAAATAGAACCTTTTTTATGGGGCAGTTAACAAATTGGTTAGCTGAGTCTTCTAAAGGTGGTGTTGCTTTATTTAAAGTAAATTTTATTAATAAAGTATATGAGCAAGATGGCTACGAGGCTGGTGATGCTTTAGTTCGTGAATTGTCTGATTTATTAAAAGCAACGCTTCCTGCATCCAATGTAATTCTGACTCGTATTAACTCTTCTGAATTTGGTTTTATTTTTCCAAACATTGAAGAAGATGAGTTAAAACTAGCCGCTGAAAATATTGTGATTTATACCCAAGACATTAAAGGTGATCCAACAGCAACAGCACCTATTGATGCTGAGCTTGGCGTTGTATTTAATGAAACAAGGAAAACGACAACTGAAATATTATCGCTTGCCGATAACGCATTAACGTTAGCTCATTCAAATCCACAATTACCTTTTGGTTTTATTGCTGATGAAAGCGAGCATGAATTGATGGGTAAGCAACAATGGAAGGCATTTGTTGATGAAGCGATTAATGAACACTTATTTCAATTTACGTTACAACTTGCCACAACTCCTAGCGGAACTGTTTTCCATCAAGAGGTTTTTTCTGCGATAGAAAAAGATGACCAACGTTACTCTGCTAATCAGTATTTATTTGCATTAGAACAACTGAATGAAACGACTTACTTTGATCAATTTGTAATTAGAACCATGATAGAAAGAGTTTCATCTGGGGAAATAATACAACCTGTTGCGATTAACTTATCAAATCGAAGTGTGGATAATCCAAGTTTCGTTCGTTGGCTAACTGCAACACTGAAAAAGCATAAATCTATTGCGTCATTATTTCATTTTGAAATTCAAGAGAGTGCATTTATTGAAAGTGAAGACCACACGGCATTATTGTGTAATGTGATCCGTTCTTCTGGTGCTGAATTTGGCGTTGATAATTTTGGACGTAATTTTGAATCTTTAGAGTACATTAAATTATTCCGTCCTAATTATGTAAAACTCGACTACCTATTTACCCATCAGTTAGATGATGAAAAACAGCGCTATATTTTAGCTTCTATATCAAGAACGGCACAAAACCTTGGTATTACAACAATCGCATCGCGCGTTGAAAACAAAGAACAATTGGATTTATTAGCAGAACATAATGTTGATGTATTCCAAGGTTTCTTTATTAATGAAAAAGTGGAAGGCATTTAA